The genomic segment GGCAGTGTAACTAGAATATGGTGAAAGAGTCAGGCAGTGGTAGAGGCTGGGGACGGAGAGGTAGGCAGGCTCCAGACCAAGCAGGACCTGGGAGTCAGCCTTGAGGACTTTCGGTTTTATTCTAATTGCAGCAGGGAGCTATTGGAAGGTTTTTAGCAAGTGATTTGATTTCTGCTGTGTGCCATTGTGCTGGCCTGTGATTGGAAGATCAGTCAGACAGGACAAGAGGAAAAAGCAGTAAGAGAACATTTAGGAGGCTGTGGGGACCATCCAGATGAAGGATGATGGTAGCTTTGATCAGGATTCAAACAGTGGGGATGATGAGAAGAGTTTGGATCCAAGATACATTATGAAACCAGAACCAACAGCATTGCtaatgggctgggctgggggtgggagaggggcagaagggatttccttctccagaggatcttccccatccagggattgaacccgggtctcccgcatcgtaggcagatgctttaccgtctgagccaccagggaagtccttaagctGTGATGGGAATGGCCAAAACAAGCTAGCTGGAAGGATGGGTCATTGTGGTCAGAAGTGAGGCAGTTTGAAGTTTGCTTCTGGAGGCAGTGAGATTATGGATGCTGACAATGTCCAGGGTGTGACCAAGGGCCTGGGTGTTTGAGATGGTCAAAGAAGTAAGAGGCCAAAAAGTAGCAAACTGTTAAGTCACCCAGGGTTAGAGTGGTCACATGGAACTGTTGAGACTGGGACACTTTTGAGGGGACCAGAGTGCCAATTGGATGAGAAATCAGGAAACAGGTGTAATGCATGACTCTTCTGGACAAACAGAATGATAAGATTTAAGGTCATCTTAAAGGAAGATTGGGAGTCAAGTGTCAGGGTTCTGAAGTGAGAGAGCAGGAGTGATTGGAATTCGGGGAGATGGCAGTTCTGAAGAGGTAAACAGAATAGTTTACCCAAATGGCATGAACCTCAAGAGAAACATGTgtttgctttttgtattattttaaacaaaaagttGAGCCAATAGAATGTCTGCAGGTAGCAGTGGGGAGCACAGAGAACAGCAAACTCACCCTCTGAACCTAAGGTACATGGAGCGTGAGAGAATAGACCACTTACCATTGAGAAAGTTGCAGTGGAAAGTCTGCAAGGGCAGAGTTAATGCCCCAGTAGAGGAACGCTCCAGAAATAGCTTCAGGACACAGGAGTGGCAGTGACTGAGTTTGAGAGATGGGGAAGAGAATGCCTGATGGAATTACAAGCAAGGAAGAACTGATTATCCTGGTACGATGGGGTGGAAGAAAATTCTCCGGGTAGCTTCCTGTATGGGGAGGGCCTCCCTGAAATATCTCTGCAGAAGCTGGCTCGTGGATAGAGAATGCAGGGGAGCTCAGTTTCACTGAACTGGATTTTCACTGTGTTTCTTACAACCTCACTCTTTGGGCACATCCACCAAGTCCAACTTGTGTTTTGGCTCATTTCCTTCCAGCTAAAGGGCACTTTCATCTTCTGGCAAGGGAACTGGGTTGTCTTGAGGTAAGAATCCTGCtacccttttttttccctccagtggagagggattttttttcttttggtttagcattttgtatagttttgcccatttattttatttggcttgcCCTTAAACATAGGAATGTTTGTTTCTGATATAAGTGTCTAACTTTTATGCCCCCTGCAGCGGACTGTATTTTCCAGAGATGGCCACAaccatctctctctttccccatgAAGTGGTGGAATCCATTTCTTTCCCTCCTCCTTGAATCCAGGCAGGTGCTGTGACTGCTCTGACAGATAGAGGACAGCAGAAGTGGTGGTGGGCTTAGCCCTTCACTGGCTCTTTCAGCCCGCAGGGGGGTGAGGCCATGTGGAGAAACTCGGAGGCATCAGGGATGAGGTGAAGGCACCCAGCCCCCTTATCTAAATAAAGCTGCAGGAGAGAGACCAGGGTGGATAAAACCACCCAGCTGAGTTCAATCAACCCACAGATCCCTGTGAGCCTCTGAATTTCAGCGTGTTCACAGCCAGAGATGCTCAGGATATCATCTTGGGTATCTGCTTCTCCTTTTTCTGTCCTGGTAAAGGTGTACTTACAAATtggtagctaaaaaaaaaaaataaccctgcTCATGAATTCTATTTTAACCATAACATGTAGGTGTAATTAGGATGctattattagggcttcccaggtggggctagtggttaaaaaaaaaaaaaaacccacctgccaaagcaggagatgtaagcaactcaggttcgatccctgggtcgggaagattccttggaggagggcatggcaacccactccagtgttcttgcctggagaatcccatggatggaggatggggttttttttaacaaaaattttagTTGCACTGTGTGGAATATGGgcccttagtttcctgaccagggatcaaacccatgctccctgcagtggagtcTTAATTCTTGGGCTGCTAGGGAAGtccatatatgttttatatacagtatatatcttTCCTCTTGCTTGTTAATAAAAGTGGTCCCTCTGCCTGACCACTTAGTCCTCTGGCCTTTGTTCACCTCCTTCAGCCAACCCTTTTCCTGCTCCAAATCCTGGGGCTAGTCAGTGGGAGGAAAACCAGAAGAGAAGAGATGGAAGAATAAccccaggaggagaaggatggGGAAGAAGACAACGCCCAAGAAAGCTTGGGAGAGAATTTTTGTTGGGGAGCTGAGAGCTAAGCAGGGAGAAAGATGTCTGGGGACACTGCGGGGTGAGAGAGGCAGAAAgcgaggaggaagggaagaagaggggTTAAGAACTGTAGGCTTGGTTTAAAATTAAATGTGGTTGttggtttctttgcattgacaCTGCACACAGACTATGCCCATGGGAGCCCAGTGTTCGTTTACTTAATAAGCATTAACATCTGTGAAGTACTGAGATACATGCATACACTGTACCTCCCTAGACCTTGTGACTCTGGAGCCGTTACCATTGCTACCTAGTATGACTGGCTGAAAGGATGAAATCAATGGGGAACAATTTATAAGGAACACATTCCATTCAAAGTGGCTCAGGCATAAAGAAGTTCTTGGAGAAAAGCTCTGATGGCCCGTTGAACTTGGGAAGTATAGCTGGGTCTCTCGAGGATCTATACTAAGAACCAGAGGACTACCAGGAAGTCTCtgaatctctctttttcttttttttccaatttttaaaattgtggtaaaatatatatatatatcataaaatttatcatcttaactattttatttattttctttgaattggtatatttgtttatttctcaaTTTGTGAAAATGTTCTTAATTTGTTGATGTAGCAAACAAACTTCAACTCTGATTGCTATGCAAAAGAACAGAAGATAATCTGCTTTGCAATGAACTTTAAAGTTCAACTGCACACAGGCAACATGCTATATATGAAAAAAGTACTAACTGAACTACAGGTATTAAATACTGAAAAAGAGTTAACAGtttgttataatttattttatttaacaatcTAGGAAGTTCGCAGCCATCAGCAGTTCCAGTGCAATTTCAGGTGCAATTGGGAATTCAGGAATCTCCGTGGAGCTGTTAGTGTGGCGAACCTTGTAGGTAAAATACATGCATACTTTCGATAGCACATGTGAAGGGATCTCTCTAAAATTGACTTCGTTAGTTTCATTCTCAGCAAACTGACCTGGGCCACTCAACTGGGCTTTTATTGTTCCTAATGTTAGCACATGTTCTCTCTTTACAATAAATTCATGACTATCTGAAGATATCAACTTGACATACATGGCATCAGGGCCCTCACAGCCACCATAGGTTTTCTCTTCCCCATCCATTATGTTCTTATGAAATTCTTCTTTGCGTCCACAGGAACTTTAGTAGTTTCTCGTCAGCTCCGCAGCAACCGCAACCACCGCACCGAGTCCCCGCGCACCGCCACAGCCCCTACACCAGGGCCGCCCCCCTACCCCCAGCTCCCtcttaatcattttaaagtgtacagttcagtggtattagatagcatcaccaactcaatggacaggaatttgagcaaactccaggaggtagtgaaggacagaggagtctgatgggctgccgtccatggggtctcaaaagagtcggacatgacctagcaattgaacaacaacaacagaaattaaatgcatttataatgttgtgggaccatcaccaccattcatcttcattgctttttcattttgtaaaaaccAAAACTTTGTACT from the Dama dama isolate Ldn47 chromosome 23, ASM3311817v1, whole genome shotgun sequence genome contains:
- the LOC133044631 gene encoding elongin-C-like, whose protein sequence is MDGEEKTYGGCEGPDAMYVKLISSDSHEFIVKREHVLTLGTIKAQLSGPGQFAENETNEVNFREIPSHVLSKVCMYFTYKVRHTNSSTEIPEFPIAPEIALELLMAANFLDC